Proteins from a genomic interval of Pseudomonas silesiensis:
- a CDS encoding SulP family inorganic anion transporter, whose product MRAAQLKAVLPRELLASVVVFLVALPLCMGIAIASGLPPAKGLITGIIGGLVVGWLAGSPLQVSGPAAGLAVLVFELVRQHGIDMLGPILLLAGFLQLVAGRLKLGCWFRVTAPAVVYGMLAGIGVLIVLSQVHVMLDAVPKPSGLDNLAAFPAAVAQALPSVGWQAGILGLATIAVMYLWEKFRPHSLRFVPGALLGVGLATVASLVLALQVKRVEVPANLAEAIDWLKPADLLNLADPTVLIAAFAVAFIASAETLLSAAAVDRMHSGQRSDFDRELSAQGVGNMLCGLLGALPMTGVIVRSSANVQAGATTRYSAIFHGLWLLAFVLLLSSVLQSIPVASLAGVLVYTGFKLVDLKAFRGLGRYGRMPMFTYAATALAIIFTDLLTGVLIGFGLTLAKLAWKASRLKISLIDLPRDGEMELRLTGAATFLKVPALTQVLGTIPAGATVHVPLNNLSYIDHSCLELLEEWGRANAAKGSKLLIEARGLKRRLEGRLRTTSGVGSAA is encoded by the coding sequence ATGCGTGCTGCGCAACTAAAAGCTGTTCTGCCACGGGAGCTGTTGGCTTCGGTGGTCGTGTTTCTCGTCGCTTTACCCTTGTGCATGGGTATCGCCATTGCTTCGGGGCTACCGCCCGCCAAAGGTCTGATCACCGGCATCATCGGTGGGCTGGTGGTGGGCTGGCTTGCCGGATCTCCCTTGCAAGTCAGCGGTCCGGCGGCAGGTTTGGCCGTTCTGGTGTTCGAACTGGTGCGCCAGCATGGCATCGACATGCTCGGGCCGATTCTGCTGCTGGCAGGCTTTCTGCAACTGGTGGCCGGGCGTTTGAAACTGGGCTGCTGGTTTCGGGTGACGGCGCCAGCGGTGGTGTATGGCATGCTCGCCGGGATTGGCGTGCTGATCGTATTGTCACAGGTTCATGTGATGCTCGACGCCGTTCCCAAACCTTCCGGGCTGGATAACCTTGCAGCCTTTCCAGCCGCTGTGGCCCAGGCTTTACCATCGGTTGGATGGCAGGCGGGGATACTCGGCCTGGCAACTATTGCCGTGATGTACCTGTGGGAAAAATTCCGCCCGCATTCCCTGCGCTTCGTTCCCGGTGCCTTGCTCGGAGTCGGCCTTGCAACAGTCGCCAGCTTGGTACTCGCACTGCAGGTCAAACGCGTTGAAGTCCCTGCCAACCTGGCAGAAGCCATCGACTGGTTGAAACCCGCGGACCTGCTCAACCTGGCGGATCCCACGGTGCTGATCGCCGCATTTGCGGTGGCCTTCATCGCCAGCGCCGAAACCCTGCTTTCGGCCGCAGCAGTGGACCGCATGCACAGTGGACAGCGTTCGGACTTCGACCGCGAACTCTCGGCACAGGGTGTCGGCAACATGCTCTGCGGTCTGCTCGGGGCGCTGCCGATGACCGGTGTGATCGTGCGCAGCTCGGCCAACGTTCAAGCCGGCGCCACCACGCGTTATTCAGCGATATTCCACGGCCTGTGGTTGCTGGCCTTCGTGCTGCTGCTGTCGAGCGTGCTGCAAAGCATCCCGGTGGCGAGTCTGGCCGGGGTTCTGGTGTACACCGGTTTTAAACTGGTCGATCTCAAGGCATTTCGTGGCCTCGGTCGCTATGGCCGGATGCCGATGTTCACCTACGCGGCGACTGCCTTGGCAATCATCTTCACCGATTTGCTGACCGGCGTGCTGATCGGTTTCGGCCTGACCCTGGCCAAGCTTGCCTGGAAGGCATCACGCCTGAAAATCAGCCTGATCGACCTGCCCAGGGACGGCGAAATGGAATTGCGATTGACGGGGGCTGCGACCTTTCTCAAGGTGCCGGCGCTGACTCAGGTGCTGGGGACCATTCCCGCGGGTGCGACGGTGCATGTGCCGCTCAATAACCTGAGCTACATCGATCACTCGTGCCTGGAGTTGCTTGAGGAATGGGGACGGGCCAACGCGGCCAAGGGCTCGAAACTGCTGATCGAGGCGCGGGGGTTGAAGCGCAGGCTGGAGGGGCGGTTGCGTACCACGTCCGGTGTAGGTTCAGCTGCATAG
- a CDS encoding twin transmembrane helix small protein: MLKAAIVLMLIATVVSLFSGLFFLVKDDSSSNRLVIALSVRVALAAITVGLIAWGFFSGQLVSHVPW, translated from the coding sequence ATGCTCAAAGCAGCCATCGTCCTGATGCTGATTGCCACGGTTGTCAGCCTGTTCAGCGGCCTGTTTTTTCTGGTCAAGGACGACAGCAGTTCGAACCGCCTCGTCATTGCCTTGAGTGTCCGTGTCGCTCTGGCCGCCATCACCGTCGGCTTGATTGCCTGGGGTTTCTTCAGCGGCCAATTGGTCTCCCACGTTCCGTGGTAG
- a CDS encoding carbonic anhydrase, with protein sequence MSDKDKQPLAASASAQPEAETADAALQHIVDGFLHFHHEVFPQQEELFKKLATAQSPRAMFIACADSRIVPELITQSAPGDLFVTRNVGNVVPPYGQMNGGVSTAIEYAVLALGVQHIIICGHSDCGAMRAVLNPQSLEKMPTVKAWLRHAEVAKTMVQENCHCADESESMHVLTEENVIAQLQHLRTHPSVASRMANGQLFIHGWVYSIETSEIKAYDADQGCFLPLDGSHPIPVATPKARF encoded by the coding sequence ATGAGTGACAAGGATAAACAGCCGTTGGCTGCGTCGGCTTCGGCCCAACCGGAGGCGGAAACCGCCGATGCAGCGCTGCAGCATATCGTTGACGGCTTTTTGCATTTTCATCACGAGGTTTTTCCACAGCAGGAAGAACTTTTCAAGAAACTCGCCACGGCCCAGAGCCCCAGAGCGATGTTCATCGCCTGCGCCGATTCGCGCATCGTTCCCGAGCTGATCACCCAAAGCGCCCCTGGCGATCTGTTCGTGACCCGTAACGTCGGCAATGTGGTTCCGCCGTACGGGCAAATGAACGGCGGTGTTTCCACGGCGATCGAATACGCGGTACTGGCCCTCGGCGTGCAGCACATCATCATTTGCGGACACTCCGACTGCGGCGCCATGCGGGCGGTGCTCAACCCGCAAAGCCTGGAAAAAATGCCGACGGTCAAAGCCTGGTTGCGCCACGCCGAAGTGGCGAAAACCATGGTCCAGGAAAACTGCCACTGCGCTGACGAAAGCGAAAGCATGCACGTTCTCACCGAAGAGAATGTGATCGCTCAGCTGCAGCATTTGCGCACTCACCCGTCGGTGGCCTCGCGCATGGCCAACGGTCAGCTGTTTATCCATGGCTGGGTCTACAGCATCGAAACCAGTGAAATCAAGGCTTACGACGCCGACCAGGGTTGTTTCCTGCCGCTCGATGGCAGTCATCCAATTCCCGTGGCGACGCCCAAAGCGCGCTTCTAA
- a CDS encoding SURF1 family protein yields MKRFRPGIVPTLVVALLLPMLVSLGFWQLSRGAEKSALLQTYAERRVAEPMASTGLQHTQDPAFRRVRLHGQFDAAHSLLLDNRQRDGKVGVELLQPFQDQATGLWLLVNRGWLPWPDRRTPPQFTTPKQALSLDAWVYVSPGATFQLHADPNATTWPQLVTAVEPARLWTALDRDGFAYELRAESGPAAYQANWPVVAMGPEKHLAYAVQWFAMSIALFGLYLYLGWHNAKEKHHGSGHESTQHV; encoded by the coding sequence ATGAAGCGCTTCCGGCCGGGCATCGTGCCGACCCTGGTGGTCGCGTTGTTGCTGCCCATGCTGGTTTCACTCGGGTTCTGGCAGTTGAGCCGGGGCGCGGAGAAAAGCGCGCTGCTGCAAACCTATGCCGAACGCCGGGTCGCCGAACCGATGGCCAGTACCGGGTTGCAACACACCCAGGATCCGGCCTTCCGTCGCGTTCGCCTGCACGGCCAATTCGATGCCGCGCACAGCCTGCTGCTGGATAACCGCCAGCGCGACGGCAAGGTCGGCGTCGAGTTGCTGCAACCCTTTCAGGATCAGGCGACCGGACTGTGGCTGCTGGTCAATCGCGGCTGGCTGCCATGGCCGGACCGACGCACCCCGCCGCAATTCACCACACCCAAACAGGCATTGAGTCTCGACGCCTGGGTCTACGTCTCCCCCGGCGCCACTTTTCAGCTGCACGCCGACCCGAACGCCACGACCTGGCCACAGCTGGTGACCGCCGTCGAACCGGCCAGGCTCTGGACCGCGCTGGACCGCGACGGCTTCGCCTACGAATTACGCGCAGAAAGCGGCCCCGCGGCTTACCAGGCCAATTGGCCGGTAGTGGCCATGGGACCGGAAAAACACCTGGCTTATGCCGTGCAGTGGTTCGCGATGTCGATCGCCCTGTTCGGCCTTTATCTCTACCTCGGCTGGCACAACGCAAAGGAGAAACACCATGGGAGCGGCCATGAATCCACCCAACATGTCTGA
- a CDS encoding PA0069 family radical SAM protein produces MATSLPPRGRGTATNPHNRFAPNRSVAEDDGWYQEAPVTQGTEVRIETAKTIITRNNSPDLPFDRSINPYRGCEHGCIYCYARPSHAYWDMSPGLDFETKLIAKTNAADVLEEQLSRRGYQCAPINLGSNTDPYQPIEREHKITRKTLEVLLRYRHPVTIITKGSLILRDLDLLAKLAEQRLVAVMISLTTLDDELKRILEPRAAAPKARLRAIRVMREAGVPVGVLCSPMIPMINDSELESLLAEAHGAGAQSAAYMMLRLPLEVAPLFEEWLAAHYPQRAAHVLSLIRQSRGGELYDSRFGSRMRGEGPFADLLAQRFAKTIKRLGLNRREGFDLDCAAFCPPGRQMSLI; encoded by the coding sequence ATGGCTACTTCTCTACCTCCTCGCGGTCGGGGCACCGCCACCAACCCTCACAATCGCTTTGCCCCAAATCGCTCGGTGGCTGAGGATGATGGCTGGTATCAGGAAGCACCCGTCACTCAAGGCACCGAGGTGCGGATCGAGACGGCGAAAACCATCATCACCCGCAACAACTCGCCGGATTTGCCCTTCGATCGCTCGATCAATCCCTATCGCGGGTGCGAGCACGGTTGCATTTACTGTTACGCACGGCCCAGTCATGCCTATTGGGACATGTCGCCGGGGCTGGATTTCGAAACAAAGCTGATCGCCAAGACCAACGCCGCGGATGTGTTGGAGGAACAACTTTCCAGGCGCGGCTACCAATGTGCGCCGATCAACCTGGGCTCCAACACCGATCCTTATCAGCCCATCGAGCGTGAACACAAGATCACGCGCAAAACCCTTGAAGTACTGCTGCGTTACCGTCACCCGGTCACCATCATCACCAAAGGTTCGCTGATCCTGCGCGATCTGGACCTGCTGGCCAAGCTCGCCGAGCAACGACTGGTGGCCGTGATGATCAGCCTGACCACCCTGGACGACGAGCTTAAACGCATCCTCGAACCCCGCGCGGCGGCGCCCAAGGCCCGATTGCGAGCCATCCGGGTGATGCGTGAAGCGGGAGTTCCGGTGGGTGTGCTGTGCTCGCCGATGATTCCGATGATCAACGACAGCGAACTCGAAAGCCTGCTTGCCGAAGCCCACGGTGCCGGCGCACAAAGTGCGGCCTACATGATGTTGCGCCTGCCCCTGGAAGTGGCGCCGCTGTTCGAAGAATGGCTGGCGGCCCATTATCCTCAGCGTGCCGCTCATGTATTGAGCCTGATCCGCCAGAGTCGTGGCGGCGAACTCTACGACAGTCGGTTCGGCAGCCGCATGCGCGGCGAAGGTCCGTTTGCCGACCTGCTGGCGCAACGCTTCGCCAAAACCATCAAACGCCTGGGGCTCAACAGACGGGAAGGTTTCGATCTGGATTGCGCGGCCTTCTGTCCGCCAGGACGCCAGATGTCATTGATTTGA
- a CDS encoding cytochrome c oxidase subunit 3, with the protein MATHEHYYVPAQSKWPIIATVGMFVTVFGLATWFNDLKAARPDSHGPLIFFVGSLLLAYMLFGWFGTVIKESRQGLYSPQMDRSFRWGMSWFIFSEVMFFIAFFGALFYVRNVTGPALGGEGVKGIAHMLWPAFEFTWPLLNNPDPKLFPAPKDVISPWGLPLLNTVLLVSSSVTVTIAHHALKKGHRGALKIWLAITVLLGCAFLGFQAEEYIHAYHELGLTLGSGIYGATFFMLTGFHGAHVTIGTIILFVMLMRIMRGHFDNEHQFGFEAASWYWHFVDVVWIGLFVFVYVL; encoded by the coding sequence ATGGCAACTCATGAGCATTATTACGTTCCGGCCCAGAGCAAATGGCCGATCATCGCCACGGTCGGCATGTTTGTCACGGTGTTCGGCCTGGCCACCTGGTTCAACGACCTGAAAGCCGCGCGGCCGGACTCCCATGGCCCGCTGATCTTTTTCGTCGGGAGCCTGTTGCTGGCTTACATGTTGTTCGGCTGGTTCGGGACAGTGATCAAGGAAAGTCGCCAAGGGTTGTACAGCCCGCAGATGGATCGCTCGTTTCGCTGGGGCATGAGCTGGTTCATCTTCTCGGAGGTGATGTTCTTCATTGCGTTCTTCGGGGCATTATTTTATGTGCGCAACGTCACTGGCCCGGCGCTGGGCGGTGAAGGCGTCAAAGGCATCGCCCACATGCTGTGGCCGGCGTTCGAATTTACCTGGCCGTTGCTGAATAACCCTGACCCCAAACTTTTCCCGGCACCCAAGGACGTGATCAGCCCCTGGGGCCTGCCGCTGCTCAATACCGTACTGCTGGTGAGCTCCAGCGTCACCGTGACCATCGCCCACCACGCCTTGAAAAAGGGCCATCGCGGCGCGCTGAAAATCTGGCTGGCGATCACGGTGTTGCTTGGTTGTGCATTTCTCGGATTCCAGGCCGAAGAATACATCCATGCCTACCACGAATTGGGGCTGACCCTGGGTTCGGGCATCTACGGCGCGACCTTTTTCATGCTCACCGGTTTCCACGGCGCCCACGTGACCATCGGCACCATCATCCTGTTTGTGATGCTGATGCGGATCATGCGGGGGCATTTCGACAACGAGCACCAGTTTGGCTTCGAGGCGGCGAGTTGGTATTGGCACTTCGTGGACGTGGTATGGATCGGGCTGTTCGTGTTCGTCTATGTGCTGTAG
- the ctaD gene encoding cytochrome c oxidase subunit I yields the protein MSAVIDDHGHATDHAHGPAKGLMRWVLTTNHKDIGTLYLWFAFSMFLLGGSFAMVIRAELFQPGLQIVQPEFFNQMTTMHGLVMVFGAVMPAFVGLANWMIPLMIGAPDMALPRMNNFSFWLLPAAFILLVSTLFTPGGGPNFGWTFYAPLSTTYAPESVTFFIFAIHLMGISSIMGAINVIATILNLRAPGMTLMKMPLFVWTWLITAFLLIAVMPVLAGCVTMMLMDIHFGTSFFSAAGGGDPVLFQHVFWFFGHPEVYIMILPAFGAVSSIIPAFSRKPLFGYTSMVYATASIAFLSFIVWAHHMFVVGIPLVGELFFMYATLLIAVPTGVKVFNWASTMWQGSLTFETPMLFAVAFVILFSIGGFSGLMLAIAPADFQYQDTYFVVAHFHYVLVPGAIFGIFASAYYWLPKWTGHMYDETLGKLHFWLSFIGMNMAFFPMHFVGLAGMPRRIPDYNLQFADFNMVSSIGAFMFGATQIFFLFIVIKTIRGGEPAPAKPWDGAEGLEWSIPSPAPYHTFTTPPEVK from the coding sequence ATGAGCGCCGTAATCGATGACCACGGTCATGCCACCGACCATGCCCATGGCCCCGCCAAAGGCCTGATGCGCTGGGTGCTGACCACCAACCACAAGGATATCGGCACGCTGTACCTGTGGTTTGCGTTCTCCATGTTCTTGCTCGGCGGTTCGTTCGCGATGGTAATCCGCGCAGAGCTGTTCCAGCCGGGACTGCAAATCGTCCAGCCGGAATTCTTCAACCAGATGACCACCATGCATGGTCTGGTGATGGTATTCGGTGCGGTGATGCCGGCGTTCGTCGGTCTCGCCAACTGGATGATCCCGTTGATGATCGGTGCGCCGGACATGGCCTTGCCGCGGATGAACAACTTCAGCTTCTGGCTATTGCCGGCAGCCTTCATCCTGTTGGTGTCGACTCTGTTCACGCCCGGCGGCGGGCCGAACTTCGGCTGGACGTTCTACGCCCCGCTGTCGACGACCTATGCACCGGAAAGCGTGACCTTTTTCATCTTCGCCATCCACTTGATGGGGATCAGTTCGATCATGGGCGCGATCAACGTGATCGCGACCATCCTCAACCTGCGCGCCCCCGGCATGACGTTGATGAAAATGCCGCTGTTCGTCTGGACCTGGCTGATCACCGCCTTCCTGCTGATTGCGGTGATGCCGGTGCTGGCCGGGTGCGTGACGATGATGCTGATGGACATCCATTTCGGCACCAGCTTCTTCAGTGCGGCCGGTGGTGGTGATCCGGTGCTGTTCCAGCACGTGTTCTGGTTCTTCGGCCACCCCGAGGTGTACATCATGATCCTGCCGGCCTTCGGGGCGGTGAGCTCGATCATTCCGGCCTTCTCGCGCAAGCCGCTGTTCGGCTACACCTCGATGGTCTACGCCACCGCCAGTATTGCGTTCCTGTCGTTCATCGTCTGGGCGCACCACATGTTCGTGGTCGGCATTCCGCTGGTGGGCGAGTTGTTCTTCATGTACGCCACGCTGCTGATCGCGGTGCCGACAGGGGTCAAGGTATTCAACTGGGCGAGCACCATGTGGCAAGGCTCGCTGACCTTCGAGACGCCGATGCTGTTCGCGGTAGCGTTTGTGATCCTGTTCTCCATCGGCGGCTTCTCCGGCCTGATGCTGGCCATCGCCCCGGCCGACTTCCAGTACCAGGACACCTACTTCGTGGTCGCGCACTTCCACTACGTGCTGGTGCCGGGAGCGATCTTCGGGATCTTCGCCTCGGCCTACTACTGGCTGCCGAAATGGACCGGCCACATGTACGACGAAACCCTCGGCAAGCTGCACTTCTGGCTGTCGTTCATCGGCATGAACATGGCCTTCTTCCCGATGCACTTCGTGGGACTGGCGGGGATGCCACGGCGGATTCCGGACTACAACCTGCAATTTGCCGACTTCAACATGGTGTCGTCGATCGGTGCGTTCATGTTCGGTGCCACGCAGATTTTCTTCCTGTTCATTGTGATCAAGACCATTCGCGGCGGGGAGCCAGCACCGGCCAAACCGTGGGATGGGGCCGAGGGCCTGGAGTGGAGCATTCCGTCACCGGCGCCGTATCACACGTTCACCACGCCGCCGGAAGTGAAATGA
- a CDS encoding cytochrome c oxidase assembly protein has protein sequence MADSISMKKLVTRLLLVVVAMFVFGFALVPIYDVMCQAFGINGKTAGQYEGSQTVDTSRQVRVQFLSTNSADMSWDFYPKSDELTANPGAVNEMIFIAHNPTDRPMSAQAVPSIAPSSAAAYFHKTECFCFTQQVLQPGQRIEMPVRFIVDRDMPKDVKHLTLSYTLFDITARHPPVAVNTGG, from the coding sequence ATGGCTGATTCGATTTCGATGAAAAAGCTGGTCACGCGCCTGCTGCTCGTGGTGGTGGCGATGTTTGTCTTCGGCTTTGCCCTGGTGCCGATCTACGACGTGATGTGCCAGGCGTTCGGCATCAATGGCAAGACCGCGGGCCAATACGAGGGCTCGCAAACGGTCGACACTTCGCGGCAAGTGCGCGTGCAGTTCCTGTCGACCAACTCCGCCGACATGTCGTGGGACTTCTATCCCAAGAGTGACGAGCTGACAGCCAACCCGGGGGCGGTGAACGAGATGATCTTCATCGCCCACAATCCTACCGACCGCCCGATGAGCGCCCAGGCAGTCCCGAGCATCGCGCCCAGCAGCGCGGCGGCGTACTTCCACAAGACCGAATGCTTCTGCTTTACCCAGCAAGTGCTGCAGCCCGGTCAACGGATCGAGATGCCGGTACGGTTCATCGTTGATCGCGACATGCCCAAGGATGTGAAGCACCTCACGCTGTCCTACACGCTGTTCGACATCACCGCCCGACATCCACCGGTGGCTGTAAATACTGGCGGCTGA
- the coxB gene encoding cytochrome c oxidase subunit II, translated as MMRHPHVWMGLLLWSIFSPAHAAWTVNMAPGATDISHAVFDLHMTIFWICVVIGIIVFGAMFWSMILHRRSTGQVAAKFHESTTVEILWTIVPFLILVAMAIPATATLIKMYDASEPDIDIQVTGYQWKWHYKYLGQDVEFFSNLATPADQIHNKEAKGEHYLLEVDKPLVLPIGAKVRFLVTSADVIHSWWVPAFAVKRDAIPGFVNEAWTRVEKPGLYRGQCAELCGKDHGFMPIVVEVKEKADYEKWLGERKAEAAQLKELTSKEWTLDELKERGDKVYHTTCVACHQAEGQGLPPMFPALKGSKIATGPIKDHLSIVFHGKPGTSMAAFGKQLSEVDIAAVVTYERNAWGNNKGDMVTPKEVLELKQAESK; from the coding sequence ATGATGCGACATCCACACGTCTGGATGGGCCTCCTGTTGTGGTCGATTTTCAGTCCGGCACACGCCGCATGGACTGTGAATATGGCGCCTGGAGCGACTGATATCAGTCACGCAGTATTTGACCTGCACATGACCATTTTCTGGATTTGTGTAGTGATCGGCATCATCGTCTTCGGGGCCATGTTCTGGTCGATGATTCTCCACCGCCGCTCGACCGGGCAGGTGGCCGCAAAATTTCATGAAAGCACCACCGTCGAAATCCTCTGGACCATCGTGCCCTTCCTGATCCTGGTGGCCATGGCGATTCCAGCGACCGCAACCCTGATCAAGATGTACGACGCCAGCGAGCCGGATATCGATATCCAGGTCACGGGCTATCAGTGGAAGTGGCACTACAAATACCTGGGCCAGGACGTCGAGTTCTTCAGCAACCTGGCCACGCCCGCCGATCAGATTCACAACAAGGAAGCCAAGGGCGAGCATTACCTGCTTGAAGTCGACAAGCCCCTGGTGCTGCCGATCGGCGCCAAGGTGCGCTTTCTCGTGACCTCTGCCGACGTCATCCACTCCTGGTGGGTGCCGGCCTTCGCGGTCAAGCGCGATGCGATTCCGGGGTTCGTCAACGAAGCCTGGACCCGGGTCGAGAAGCCCGGCCTCTACCGCGGCCAGTGCGCGGAGCTGTGCGGCAAGGACCATGGCTTCATGCCGATCGTGGTCGAGGTCAAGGAAAAGGCCGATTACGAAAAATGGCTGGGTGAACGCAAGGCTGAAGCGGCACAACTCAAAGAGCTGACCAGCAAGGAATGGACCCTCGATGAGCTCAAAGAGCGCGGCGACAAGGTCTATCACACCACTTGCGTGGCCTGTCACCAGGCTGAAGGCCAGGGCCTGCCGCCGATGTTCCCGGCGCTCAAAGGCTCGAAAATCGCCACCGGACCGATCAAGGATCACCTGAGCATTGTCTTCCACGGCAAGCCCGGCACGTCCATGGCAGCGTTCGGCAAGCAGCTCTCGGAGGTCGATATCGCGGCGGTCGTGACCTATGAACGTAACGCCTGGGGCAACAACAAGGGCGACATGGTCACGCCAAAAGAAGTGCTGGAGCTGAAACAGGCGGAAAGCAAATGA
- a CDS encoding COX15/CtaA family protein, translated as MAKPGFRLALFATLLALIVVLLGAYTRLTHAGLGCPDWPGCYGFISVPNSEAQLAHAELNFPDAPVEARKGWNEMVHRYFAGTLGLLISVLAGRAWVHRRQPGQPVKLPLFLLAVVIAQAAFGMWTVTLKLWPQVVTGHLLGGFATLSLLFLLTLRLSGVLPALTVPRRLQHWATAGLLLVIGQIALGGWVSSNYAAVACIDFPTCHGQWLPPADFANGFHLTQHIGPNYLGGQLDSDARTAIHLTHRIGALLVTLVLLGLAWQLKHVGMTRLAGLVLTALAAQITLGISNVLFHLPLPVAVAHNAGGAALLLTLVLVNYHARTRLVRVKQQPPARWRFSPRKTSAGPITIKGEMPWRL; from the coding sequence ATGGCCAAACCTGGATTTCGCCTCGCGCTGTTTGCCACCTTGCTGGCACTGATTGTGGTGTTGCTCGGCGCCTACACCCGCCTGACCCACGCCGGCCTTGGCTGTCCGGACTGGCCGGGTTGTTATGGCTTTATCAGCGTGCCGAACAGCGAAGCCCAACTGGCCCATGCCGAGCTGAACTTTCCTGACGCGCCCGTCGAAGCCCGCAAGGGTTGGAACGAGATGGTCCATCGCTACTTCGCCGGCACTCTCGGGCTGTTGATCTCGGTCTTGGCCGGCCGTGCCTGGGTGCATCGGCGCCAGCCGGGACAACCGGTGAAGTTGCCGCTGTTTCTGTTGGCCGTGGTAATCGCCCAAGCGGCATTCGGTATGTGGACGGTGACGCTCAAGCTCTGGCCGCAAGTGGTGACCGGGCACTTGCTCGGCGGCTTTGCGACCTTGAGCCTGTTGTTTCTGCTGACTTTGCGCCTGTCCGGCGTATTGCCAGCACTGACGGTACCGCGTCGATTGCAGCACTGGGCGACCGCCGGGTTGCTGCTGGTCATCGGGCAGATCGCCCTTGGCGGGTGGGTCAGTTCCAACTACGCGGCGGTAGCCTGTATCGACTTTCCGACATGCCACGGGCAATGGTTGCCGCCGGCCGACTTTGCCAACGGCTTTCATCTGACCCAGCACATCGGCCCGAACTACCTCGGCGGACAACTGGATAGCGACGCCCGCACCGCGATTCACCTGACTCACCGTATCGGTGCCCTGCTGGTAACCCTGGTGTTGCTCGGCCTGGCGTGGCAACTGAAACACGTCGGCATGACGCGCCTGGCCGGGCTGGTGCTGACCGCCCTCGCCGCACAAATCACCCTCGGTATCAGCAACGTGCTGTTTCACCTGCCACTGCCGGTGGCGGTCGCCCACAACGCCGGCGGCGCGGCACTCTTGCTGACACTGGTATTGGTCAATTATCACGCGCGGACCCGTCTGGTTCGGGTCAAGCAGCAACCCCCTGCACGCTGGCGCTTCAGCCCGCGTAAAACTTCGGCCGGGCCCATAACAATAAAAGGAGAGATGCCATGGCGACTCTGA